A window of the Geitlerinema sp. PCC 9228 genome harbors these coding sequences:
- a CDS encoding YaaW family protein, giving the protein MDELRTGLELATEEELQEITGILFQRRFNPLDYLQVPETMEICSQTRQVWLDLVEKRFRFLAADGFSVLARRTHKITYRQTLLQVCKYLRISCESTLSTIDLEAEIFLNILEKCWHRLPKADRYKLTLRVQRSLAQSNISHPSPVAFQKNPLTLILKGSSAIAVSSVVRPLLLKEIARQFAWYWAKYQIARETVARGSLAASVKFQGYVAMQTARRGMAATAARYGTVNTMLSFLGPALWTWFFADLGWRAIATDYGRIIPIIFALAQIRLTRQEEAYQMA; this is encoded by the coding sequence TTGGATGAACTTAGAACTGGATTGGAATTGGCGACGGAAGAAGAACTTCAAGAAATTACGGGGATTCTTTTTCAACGTAGGTTCAATCCTCTCGATTACTTACAAGTCCCGGAAACCATGGAAATTTGCAGTCAAACCAGGCAAGTTTGGCTGGATTTGGTGGAAAAACGGTTTCGTTTTTTGGCGGCGGATGGGTTTTCCGTGCTCGCTCGGCGCACGCATAAAATTACTTACCGGCAAACGCTGTTACAAGTTTGCAAATATTTGCGTATTTCTTGCGAAAGCACCCTTTCCACCATCGATTTAGAAGCAGAAATCTTTTTAAATATCTTGGAAAAATGCTGGCATCGCCTGCCGAAAGCCGACCGATACAAGCTAACATTGCGGGTACAGCGATCGCTTGCCCAGTCGAATATTAGCCATCCCTCGCCGGTGGCTTTTCAGAAAAATCCCCTCACGCTAATTTTAAAAGGCAGTAGTGCCATTGCTGTGAGTTCGGTGGTGCGTCCGCTGCTGCTAAAGGAAATTGCCCGGCAGTTTGCTTGGTATTGGGCAAAATATCAAATTGCGCGGGAAACGGTGGCGCGGGGCAGTTTGGCGGCTTCTGTTAAGTTTCAGGGATATGTGGCTATGCAAACAGCGCGTCGGGGGATGGCGGCGACGGCGGCTCGTTACGGAACGGTCAATACCATGTTAAGCTTTTTAGGACCGGCTCTGTGGACGTGGTTTTTTGCCGATTTGGGTTGGCGTGCGATCGCTACAGACTACGGTCGCATTATTCCCATTATCTTTGCTTTGGCACAAATCCGTCTGACTCGTCAAGAAGAAGCGTATCAAATGGCATAA
- a CDS encoding CCA tRNA nucleotidyltransferase, translating to MPSWQNAIAIFSYHMSPKSPSPLSSQNWPFDLTDLPKPAYLVGGAVRDAWLQRSVAHLDLDFVLPQQAVKTARQIANRYGGGYVLLDAERQIARVVFDRATVDFAAQEGQTLTEDLQRRDFTINAIAYDPHHQTTIDPLQGQQDLQKQVVRMVSPKNLESDPLRLLRAYRQAAQLDFSIDPTTQKTIQELASLIARVAAERVRTEISYILETSHGAFWLQQAWQDGVLSVWFPSCDAGSFQLMAGCDRAFDTIISEYGEFRPLTDQLQQPLRSTLPTTWLMLAKLFCLLDSDPETATKQLLDLKYSNIEQKNAIALKNTFPQLASTEAIEQQTIRDWFFLYKTVGEAFASLVVLAWANNVPITALEPPIRRYLDPENPVAHPQPILSGEDFIHELQFPKGPEIGRWLQEVQIARAEGKVNNREQALAWVARQVSG from the coding sequence ATGCCTTCCTGGCAGAACGCGATCGCAATTTTTTCCTATCATATGTCTCCAAAATCCCCCTCTCCCCTGTCTTCGCAAAATTGGCCGTTCGATTTGACAGATTTGCCAAAACCTGCCTATTTGGTAGGCGGGGCAGTGCGAGATGCTTGGCTGCAAAGGTCGGTGGCACATTTGGATTTGGATTTTGTCTTGCCCCAGCAGGCGGTAAAAACGGCGCGCCAGATTGCCAATCGCTACGGTGGTGGCTATGTATTGCTGGATGCGGAACGTCAAATTGCTCGGGTGGTGTTTGACCGCGCTACGGTGGATTTTGCCGCTCAGGAAGGGCAAACGCTGACAGAAGACTTGCAACGACGGGATTTTACCATAAATGCGATCGCTTACGACCCCCACCACCAAACCACTATCGACCCGCTTCAGGGGCAGCAAGACCTGCAAAAACAGGTGGTGCGCATGGTTTCCCCCAAAAATCTCGAAAGCGACCCGTTACGCTTGCTCAGGGCGTACAGACAGGCGGCTCAGCTCGATTTTTCTATTGACCCCACCACCCAAAAGACGATTCAAGAGTTGGCATCCCTCATTGCCCGGGTAGCGGCGGAACGGGTACGAACGGAGATAAGCTATATTTTAGAAACCAGCCATGGTGCTTTTTGGTTGCAGCAAGCTTGGCAGGATGGGGTACTTTCGGTTTGGTTTCCCAGTTGCGATGCTGGTAGTTTTCAACTCATGGCAGGTTGCGATCGCGCTTTCGATACAATTATTTCAGAATATGGAGAATTTCGCCCACTCACCGACCAGCTACAGCAACCATTGCGTTCCACCCTCCCCACCACCTGGCTGATGCTGGCAAAATTATTCTGTTTGCTAGATAGCGACCCAGAAACCGCCACCAAGCAACTATTGGATCTCAAATATAGCAATATCGAACAAAAAAACGCGATCGCGCTGAAAAACACCTTTCCCCAACTCGCATCGACAGAAGCCATAGAACAGCAAACCATCCGCGATTGGTTCTTTCTATACAAAACCGTCGGCGAGGCATTTGCTTCTTTGGTGGTATTAGCATGGGCAAATAACGTACCCATCACCGCCCTAGAACCCCCCATTCGCCGCTATCTCGACCCGGAAAATCCCGTTGCCCATCCCCAGCCTATCCTATCGGGAGAAGATTTCATCCACGAATTGCAGTTTCCCAAAGGACCGGAAATTGGTCGTTGGTTACAGGAGGTGCAAATTGCCCGGGCTGAGGGGAAAGTTAACAATCGCGAACAGGCGTTGGCGTGGGTGGCGCGGCAGGTGAGTGGGTGA
- a CDS encoding Ycf34 family protein, with protein sequence MCICVNCHYVDRCVTYHAVETQHQQPHLTDNPTFEPVQPSINVNIRPQEDHIEMEWDVVGCESFLEEAGKWAKLRPGEPVPT encoded by the coding sequence ATGTGTATTTGTGTAAATTGCCATTACGTCGATCGTTGCGTCACCTACCACGCCGTAGAAACGCAACACCAACAACCCCATTTAACCGACAATCCCACATTTGAACCAGTACAACCCAGCATCAACGTCAACATTCGCCCGCAAGAAGACCATATTGAAATGGAATGGGATGTGGTCGGTTGCGAAAGCTTTCTAGAAGAAGCCGGCAAATGGGCTAAACTACGCCCAGGAGAACCCGTTCCTACTTAA